A stretch of DNA from Drosophila virilis strain 15010-1051.87 chromosome 5, Dvir_AGI_RSII-ME, whole genome shotgun sequence:
GTGCCTAGGGGCACAAAGCCATTCTTGTCGGCCGTATAGCTGACCTCCACACGCTCGCCCTGGCTGTCGATATAGCGATAAACGCCAGAGATTTCCAGCTCCGCATCGTCAtaatcgtcatcatcatcatcatcattatgtTTACCAGTGCGCCTCACGATGCCCACCTCCTCACGGTAGCTGCCATCGGCGCCTTCGTAGGCAAAGAAATAGGAGCCATCGTTTTTTTGCTCCGCCAGCGACTTGATGATCGGCACCAGCTGTTGCCCCTCATTGCCGCTCCCGCTGCCGCTCGCTGGTgcgctccagctccagctgccgGCGCAGCACAGCACCCAAAGTAAGCACTGTCCAGGGTTGGGAGAGGGGAGAGGGGTTTATCAATGGAGATTTTTGGACATTTATCGCTGTTGTTTGTGGCTTACCAATCGAAACATGTTTTATGGCAGCTCTAGTGAATTTATGCTAATACTGGGCGCGCACAAACAGTTCTCAGCGTTTTTATAGCATTTCTCTGATTAGGCTGGGTCAATAGAAAGTTGCGAGACGAGTCGCAACGAGTCGTTGAACTGCTGcacatttgcaatttaaagtGCCTTTTAAGTTCTAAGCTAGCCAACTTATGTAACTATTCGATTCGATATGCaaaagagtatattggctTCCTATTATTATTTCCTATTATTGCCTTTCAGTTCGTGTTAAACGTAAATGTTAAGGTGAACTGTTAACATTAACATAAGCGTTAACAGCCAAGCACCAGAGTAGAACTAGTGTTGGAAAGCTGTTATAATATATGCTAGACATAAGCATTTGCTAATCAAGTCAAGCTGGTCACACATTGTTTAAAGAATGGCGCGAGCCGACTTCAGATTAAACCAGTTGTTTTCTTATTAGTCATCTGTTCAAGTCATATTTATACCATATTTAGTTAGCAAGTTAGCAGTTAGCAGTTAGCAAGTTTAAAGCTGGACTGTGGACGAGTATTGGGCAGTCGCTTGCACCCGACTGCAACATTTTTAGCTGTTGGCCATTGTCTGCGTGTTAACTGTGACACATCAGCTAGATGCGTACTGGCTGACGTGGGTGCATGTATCTTGTAgattgtatcttgtatctgttaggtgcagcagcagctaataAAATTTGTCAAATTGCTTGTACAAACATGTAGCTGGGTGGGCGTTGTGGGGCCATGCCCCGAAAGCGAAAGGTGCTGCATGTGTAACGGCTGACTGGCTTAGAAAATAGCTGGCAAAAATCTTTTCCACTTGACTACCATGCAAATTCCAACGCCGCTCCATTGCCATATTTGCCGGGTCTCTCACTTTCCGCCACAGTTTTTCGGCCACATTTGAATTTGAGcccgttgccagttgccagttgttaCAGTTGGTGGGCAGGGGCTAGGGCACGGGCGAGGGcgcggacacggacacgggcACTGAGAAGCGACTAACATTTATGCCAcaagaatttaataataatttttggcaATTTCGCAATCTAACAATGGCACCGAGGCTGTTACTGACGCGGTGGCAAGTCTCTCCAAGACGATGCTGAATACCCTTCATGCGAAAAGTCCatagggtatattgtaataggataagagcatcattggtaaccctagccagggtattatagtgtcactatctatgttaattataacagtacgataagtaaatatcgataaagaaaagcggctgcagagaagaagtggaaggcagtctctctacagtactagcagtaagaagacgtgttgttaaaaataaaaaggcaacccgaacataagttaaatcaacgaagaaaatcatactattacaatatcagaagtgggattgactcagaaaaaaaaaaaaaaaaacacaacaaaatggaaaatataaatataaatgacgtgtcaatagcgacattgaaaagttggttggcattactaaatttgccaacagagggtaccaaaactgagctgatggcgagattaaataaggtaccagtggatatccgagacgatgctgcaaaggaacttgaagttcaacgtaacaaggaacagacaattgaggctcaaaatgagttgcaaaacataatgcaacaacagcgtgacgaaatagcaaatggcgccgagatgctgaaattgatgcgtctcgaaattgaagcgtctcgaaaattcctagaagaatttcaagtaacggtgaaccgcaactcgcacatcggcgggagcgacgggggagagcaagaaagtgaagtcggcgatttattgcagctagaggatggtcacactgaagaaagaccacggtcgacggatggcaacgctggtgcagctgattacactggaacggatggcaacgctggtgcagctgatcacgctggtgcagcgggcaacgctggggcagctggaaggatcgacgaaagtggcaacgctgtcggaggcaacttaaataattgcatccaaactggagcgatgatgttagccaaggaaattttattagaatttactggagaaagtgaggtgcgtaaatgggtaatgcaattcttcaatgtggccaagatctacagactaaatgatatgcaacagcacttgctttgtataagcaaattgaaaggcggtgctttgaagtggttgcatgcagaccctatgcgcatcattgctccgattgacgagatgctaaatcaattggttttggccttcgggggaggattttcgaagtcggaactacgacagaagttcgaggatcgggtttggaaaccagatgaggtgttcgccacatattttagcgaaaaaagcatattggcacaggacatcaacattgatgtagaggagttaatggagggtattattcgaggcataccttgcgaaaacttgcgcactcaagctagtatgcattgctttaccaatccggctcaaattttacgtgcgtttgcagctataaagttgccaattaaacgggtacgaaaccatgtagtgaaacaaactgcacaggaagcacaggcggacaaacaacaacgttgctacaattgcaatgttaagggccattgggccaaagattgtttaaagcccaaacgggaggcaggatcttgctatgcgtgcggctcaaaggatcatttaatagcaggatgtccaaataaaaagtatgatatggaaaacaaatatgtaagatacttaagaattcattttagtaactcatttaacaaatcaataattgcagaatgccttatagactctggcagccctatttcatttttaaaggaaaagtttgtgccattaaaagtaaagcgtatgccagatgcaaattcgtatgtaggtttaaatgaaagtaaattgaaaaattttggaaaaattttatgttttatgaagaaaaagttaataaatgtttattttaatgttataattgtggcaaatgagtctatgaggtatgacgctgtgcttggtagagattttatggattcttttggtttaaatattgatttaagaacattaaaaattgtgaacgggcataaagttgatcaccagaataatggtaaaaatgatatcatagctacaagctacaaagaaaaacaaaaaaaagtggacgatgaagatatcaaacacgagcaaaatgaaactatattgttaaatgataaaatcgttaataaggaaatagtcagtaatgaaactggtagtgatgaattagttagtgagaaaattgttagtccggaaacgcttggtgataaagttggtagtgatgagatagttagaaataaaataattagtggtgaaatagttagaaatgaagtgattgggatcgaaactgttagtgatgagatagttagttatggagagcttaagctcgaacctgatagtgaagaagttgttagtgatgaaattatctataatcaaaccgggattgaaaaagtgattatagaagatataggaaacagtgcagttaaaattaataatcatgttaatgaagcgccagtgaatagcgaaatcatgggagtgttagaagagaattttgagaaggatatcttaacaataagttgggaagattctaacaaaagagaaaatatatatattttaagtgaagatattgattacagcacaaagtgtgaatttgaaaatttatttgaaaatacttatgtaaaagcgaaaaggccaaatcagccaaaattaagacatgagttaagcataagattagaaaacgacaaagtatttaattgtacacctaggcggttatcttatatggaaaaagaaaagttgcaagaattattagacgactatttaaaagatggaatcattaggccaagttgttcagagtatgcatc
This window harbors:
- the LOC116649737 gene encoding uncharacterized protein isoform X3; protein product: MENININDVSIATLKSWLALLNLPTEGTKTELMARLNKVPVDIRDDAAKELEVQRNKEQTIEAQNELQNIMQQQRDEIANGAEMLKLMRLEIEASRKFLEEFQVTVNRNSHIGGSDGGEQESEVGDLLQLEDGHTEERPRSTDGNAGAADYTGTDGNAGAADHAGAAGNAGAAGRIDESGNAVGGNLNNCIQTGAMMLAKEILLEFTGESEVRKWVMQFFNVAKIYRLNDMQQHLLCISKLKGGALKWLHADPMRIIAPIDEMLNQLVLAFGGGFSKSELRQKFEDRVWKPDEVFATYFSEKSILAQDINIDVEELMEGIIRGIPCENLRTQASMHCFTNPAQILRAFAAIKLPIKRVRNHVVKQTAQEAQADKQQRCYNCNVKGHWAKDCLKPKREAGSCYACGSKDHLIAGCPNKKMPYRLWQPYFIFKGKVCAIKSKAYARCKFVCRFK
- the LOC116649737 gene encoding uncharacterized protein isoform X5, whose product is MENININDVSIATLKSWLALLNLPTEGTKTELMARLNKVPVDIRDDAAKELEVQRNKEQTIEAQNELQNIMQQQRDEIANGAEMLKLMRLEIEASRKFLEEFQVTVNRNSHIGGSDGGEQESEVGDLLQLEDGHTEERPRSTDGNAGAADYTGTDGNAGAADHAGAAGNAGAAGRIDESGNAVGGNLNNCIQTGAMMLAKEILLEFTGESEVRKWVMQFFNVAKIYRLNDMQQHLLCISKLKGGALKWLHADPMRIIAPIDEMLNQLVLAFGGGFSKSELRQKFEDRVWKPDEVFATYFSEKSILAQDINIDVEELMEGIIRGIPCENLRTQASMHCFTNPAQILRAFAAIKLPIKRVRNHVVKQTAQEAQADKQQRCYNCNVKGHWAKDCLKPKREAGSCYACGSKDHLIAGCPNKKYDMENKYNAL
- the LOC116649737 gene encoding uncharacterized protein isoform X4, coding for MENININDVSIATLKSWLALLNLPTEGTKTELMARLNKVPVDIRDDAAKELEVQRNKEQTIEAQNELQNIMQQQRDEIANGAEMLKLMRLEIEASRKFLEEFQVTVNRNSHIGGSDGGEQESEVGDLLQLEDGHTEERPRSTDGNAGAADYTGTDGNAGAADHAGAAGNAGAAGRIDESGNAVGGNLNNCIQTGAMMLAKEILLEFTGESEVRKWVMQFFNVAKIYRLNDMQQHLLCISKLKGGALKWLHADPMRIIAPIDEMLNQLVLAFGGGFSKSELRQKFEDRVWKPDEVFATYFSEKSILAQDINIDVEELMEGIIRGIPCENLRTQASMHCFTNPAQILRAFAAIKLPIKRVRNHVVKQTAQEAQADKQQRCYNCNVKGHWAKDCLKPKREAGSCYACGSKDHLIAGCPNKNCQLSTGHLAVVSSQHTSL
- the Cpr47Ed gene encoding larval cuticle protein 1, encoding MFRLCLLWVLCCAGSWSWSAPASGSGSGNEGQQLVPIIKSLAEQKNDGSYFFAYEGADGSYREEVGIVRRTGKHNDDDDDDDYDDAELEISGVYRYIDSQGERVEVSYTADKNGFVPLGTNIPKEITETARNAVQSLEVRAGKKS
- the LOC116649737 gene encoding uncharacterized protein isoform X2, translating into MENININDVSIATLKSWLALLNLPTEGTKTELMARLNKVPVDIRDDAAKELEVQRNKEQTIEAQNELQNIMQQQRDEIANGAEMLKLMRLEIEASRKFLEEFQVTVNRNSHIGGSDGGEQESEVGDLLQLEDGHTEERPRSTDGNAGAADYTGTDGNAGAADHAGAAGNAGAAGRIDESGNAVGGNLNNCIQTGAMMLAKEILLEFTGESEVRKWVMQFFNVAKIYRLNDMQQHLLCISKLKGGALKWLHADPMRIIAPIDEMLNQLVLAFGGGFSKSELRQKFEDRVWKPDEVFATYFSEKSILAQDINIDVEELMEGIIRGIPCENLRTQASMHCFTNPAQILRAFAAIKLPIKRVRNHVVKQTAQEAQADKQQRCYNCNVKGHWAKDCLKPKREAGSCYACGSKDHLIAGCPNKKYDMENKYLSTIYRASRSRVFATYFALIRCWHLPWRKMGVKRNTPSLNRKKQNEKINKNNIKDRLGLQLQDVSIN